In the genome of Pseudomonadota bacterium, the window AGCGGTGTCATTAGGGAATGAGCCTCGGTTTTTGGTCACTTTACGCAGTGACATGTTCAACGATTCGATGGCATTGGTCGTGTAAATGACCTTGCGGATATCTTGAGGGTAGGCAAAGAACGGAGTGATTCGCTCCCAGTTGCGCCGCCAGGACGGGGTGGGCTTGTTGCGCTTTGTGCGGCACTCGCCTCCTTTCTCGCGTCGGAGCCTTTGCCGCGATCGGCTTTATGGACCATCGGGAGTATCGTAAAATGCGGGACGTAAGAAGGGCCGGTATGGGGTTGCGGGACCCACTCCCGCACAGGTGAGGTTGTTGTTTTCAATTGAACGACAAACTCAGTCCGGGCGCGGGCAAGCGCGGCGGAAAAGCAGAAAGGGAGGAGCATTATGTACATCGTGACGAATCGTATTGTGGATGAAAGCAAACATTCTGAGCAGGAGGCTTTCGGCAAAATCCCCGCCGCCGGCCCCAATCAATTGCGCCTGGCTGAAGTTACCCGCAAGGGGGAAGCCTGGCATGTCGATGTTTTGCCGGATCTGCTTACTTCCCCGATGGCGACCAGCGTTGGACTTGACCCCGGCAAAACCTATCCCGCCAGCGCCTATGCGGCGCGCAAGCTTCTGGAGCGCTGTTCCGGCCATGGCGGGTCGGCAAAATCACCCACGGCCGGCAAGAATCTGTTGTTGTTTGTGCATGGCTACAACAACGATATGACCGCTGTGCTGAACCGGGCCGAACAGCTTGAGACGAATTATGGCGTGGAGGTGGTCTGCTTCAGCTGGCCGGCGAACGGCGGCGGACTGCACGGCCTACTGAGCTACAAGAGCGACAAACGCGATGCGCTGGCGTCCATCGGCGCCTTGGACCGGGTGCTGGAAAAAATGGAGGAATTGCTCAAGGAGTTCAACAATCAGTATGTGGCCGAGCTGGAAGCCAAAGCCGAAAAAAAATTCGCCGATAATGCGGAAGCCTGGGATCGCTACTTTGCCAAAGAGGTCCACAAGCGCTGTCCGTTCACCGTAAATCTT includes:
- a CDS encoding alpha/beta hydrolase produces the protein MYIVTNRIVDESKHSEQEAFGKIPAAGPNQLRLAEVTRKGEAWHVDVLPDLLTSPMATSVGLDPGKTYPASAYAARKLLERCSGHGGSAKSPTAGKNLLLFVHGYNNDMTAVLNRAEQLETNYGVEVVCFSWPANGGGLHGLLSYKSDKRDALASIGALDRVLEKMEELLKEFNNQYVAELEAKAEKKFADNAEAWDRYFAKEVHKRCPFTVNLMLHSMGNYLFKHLLESSTYSADHLLFDNVVMVAADTNNKDHAAWVDRIQCRNRVYITINERDSALKASRMKMGEKQQARLGHYLRKLDSRVATYVDFTNQPHVGDSHAYFEGSALANQKVETFFRTVLNGGIGENPARFDFARNVYRL